From a single Anomaloglossus baeobatrachus isolate aAnoBae1 chromosome 4, aAnoBae1.hap1, whole genome shotgun sequence genomic region:
- the LOC142302598 gene encoding E3 ubiquitin/ISG15 ligase TRIM25-like, protein MASADLRHELLCSICRNLYTDPVTLRCGHNFCRECIDRIPDTEGGYGDYSCPECRATFRKRPPLQRNITLCNVVENFLSRQPHQEEITGIRCTYCTHSRAPAVRFCLMCEASLCDIHLKVHSKGPEHVLTDPSTSLEIRKCSVHKKILEYYCTEDDACICVSCSLVGEHQGHRVEMLNKASEKKKKKLRNVRQKLITKRENTEERVQSLEEQRTKAQAKASGEAERVTALITDIRRRVDDLEKRLLSKISRQREQVSLSDVIQKLEIEKDELSRKMRHIEELCNMTDPLTVLQDPDIGDLCDPEEDGGDEDTGGHDGGDEDTGGYDGDGEDTRKHDGSDQDMGGHDGSDEDLGGHKTYREDVDVITGILRAAFSNIMTYLGDREKVMVSGREIYGEGPVDILLDVNTAGNNLLISDDLKTATWTRIRRNCPETAERFLYNQVMSGRGFTSGRHYWDVEISGSGRWKVGMCYPSIDRRGPQSYIGYNDKSWCLYKEPGYNNQYSVKHDRKPTRLPQQISSDGVRICLDYEAGQLSFYELCDPIRHLHTFTATFSEPLHAALCVYDGSIKITGRGSCEEPSS, encoded by the coding sequence ATGGCATCTGCTGATCTGAGACACGAACTGCTCTGCTCCATCTGTCGGAACCTGTATACAGATCCTGTaaccctgagatgtggacacaacttctgccgggaaTGTATTGATCGCATCCCGGATACAGAGGGCGGGTATGGAGattattcctgtcctgaatgtagagcaACATTTCGGAAGCGGCCTCCACTACAGAGGAACATAACTCTATGTAATGTAGTGGAGAATTTCCTGTCTCGTCAACCACATCAGGAGgagatcaccgggatccgctgcacTTACTGTACTCACTCTCGTGCACCTGCTGTTAGATTCTGTCTGATGTGTGAAGCTTCTCTGTGTGACATTCACCTGAAAGTTCACAGCAAAGGACCAGAACATGTCCTgactgatcccagcacttctctggaaataaggaaatgttctgtccataagaagatcctggaatattactgcactgaggacgatgcttgtatctgtgtgtcctgcagtttggTAGGAGAACATCAGGGACATCGGGTGGAGATGCTCAATAAGGCGtctgagaagaagaagaagaaactgaGAAATGTTCGGCAGAAACTAATTACAAAGAGAGAGAATACTGAGGAAAGAGTCCAGAGTCTGGAGGAGCAAAGGACAAAAGCTCAAGCAAAAGCATCTGGAGAAGccgagagagtcactgccctgattacagacatcaggagacgggtggacgacTTGGAGAAGAGGCTCCTTAGCAAGATCTCCAGGCAGAGAGAGCAGGTGTCACTGTCTGATGTGATCCAGAAGCTGGAAATAgagaaggacgagctgtccaggaagatgaggcacattgaggagctgtgtaacatgactgatccactgactGTCTTACAGGATCCAGACATCGgtgacttgtgtgatcctgaggaggacggaggtgatgaggacacaggaggacatgatggaggtgatgaggacacaggaggatatGATGGAGATGGTGAGGACACAAGAAAACATGATGGAAGTGATCAAGACATGGGGGGACATGATGGAAGTGATGAGGACTTAGGGGGACATAAGACATATCGTGAAGATGTGGATGTAATTACAGGGATATTACGTGCCGCTTTCTCTAATATAATGACATATCTAGGTGATCGGGAGAAAGTAATGGTTTCAGGAAGAGAAATCTATGGGGAGGGTCCTGTAGACATATTACTTGATGTAAACACGGCTGGTAATAATCtccttatatcagacgacctgaaaactgcgACTTGGACAAGAATAAGACGGAATtgtccagaaacagcagagagattcctGTATAATCAGGTGATGAGCgggaggggatttacctcaggacgacattactgggatgtaGAGATCAGTGGGTCCGGGAGGTGGAAGGTGGGGATGTGTTACCCCAGTATAGACAGGAGGGGGCCTCAGTCATACATTGGATATAATGACAAGTCCTGGTGTTTATATAAAGAGCCAGGGTATAATAATCAGTATTCAGTGAAACATGACAGGAAACCGACCCGGTTACCTCAGCAGATCTCCAGTGATGGagtcaggatctgtctggattatgaggccgggcagctgtccttttatgagctgtgtgaccccatcagacacttacacaccttcactgccacattctccgagccccttcatgctgctTTATGTGTGTATGATGGTTCTATAAAAATAACAGGAAGGGGCAGCTGTGAGGAACCATCATCATAG